Proteins co-encoded in one Kribbella solani genomic window:
- a CDS encoding sugar ABC transporter permease: protein MTATHDVAPGAGPKRSGTRRRRPLTFDRVSFMVVFLGLPLAIFVIFVISPFVQALYYSLTDWSGFSSGMNFVGFDNYVKLFHDDIFLRAVRNNVELAIVVPLVTIVLSLTLATLVTVGGSGTGTVRGLRNSGFYRIVSFFPYVIPAIVIGLIWAQVFTPGSGILDAVLSKIGLSGFANYAWLGDARTAMPASMFVMIWGGVGFYMVLFIAAIRGIDPEVFEAARIDGAGRFRTAIFLTIPLIRDNVQTAYIYLGIAALDAFVYMQALNPGGGPQNTTLVMPQQLFTTAFTKGQFGYSTAMGVILAAVTMLFALLVFLVNRLTGGSDRKVKVRR, encoded by the coding sequence GTGACCGCGACGCACGACGTCGCCCCGGGTGCCGGACCCAAGCGGTCCGGCACCCGGCGGCGCCGGCCGCTGACCTTCGACCGGGTCAGCTTCATGGTGGTGTTTCTGGGCCTGCCGCTGGCGATCTTCGTGATCTTCGTGATCTCGCCGTTCGTGCAGGCGCTGTACTACTCGCTGACCGACTGGTCGGGGTTCAGCTCGGGGATGAACTTCGTCGGTTTCGACAACTACGTGAAGCTGTTCCACGACGACATCTTCCTGCGGGCCGTACGCAACAACGTCGAGCTCGCGATCGTCGTACCGCTGGTGACGATCGTGCTGTCGCTGACCCTGGCCACGCTGGTCACGGTCGGCGGCTCGGGTACGGGTACGGTGCGTGGACTGCGCAACTCCGGCTTCTACCGGATCGTCTCGTTCTTCCCGTACGTGATCCCGGCGATCGTGATCGGCCTGATCTGGGCGCAGGTGTTCACGCCGGGCTCGGGCATCCTGGACGCGGTACTGTCCAAGATCGGGCTCAGCGGGTTCGCGAACTATGCCTGGCTGGGTGACGCGCGGACCGCGATGCCGGCCTCGATGTTCGTGATGATCTGGGGCGGCGTCGGTTTCTACATGGTGCTGTTCATCGCCGCCATCCGGGGCATCGACCCGGAGGTGTTCGAGGCGGCCCGGATCGACGGGGCCGGCCGGTTCCGGACCGCGATCTTCCTGACCATTCCGCTGATCCGCGACAACGTGCAGACCGCGTACATCTATCTGGGTATCGCCGCGCTGGACGCGTTCGTCTACATGCAGGCGCTGAACCCCGGTGGTGGCCCGCAGAACACGACGCTCGTGATGCCGCAGCAACTGTTCACCACGGCCTTCACCAAGGGGCAGTTCGGCTACTCGACGGCGATGGGCGTGATCCTGGCCGCCGTCACGATGCTGTTCGCCCTGCTGGTGTTCCTGGTGAACCGCCTGACCGGCGGAAGTGACCGGAAAGTGAAGGTGCGCCGATGA
- a CDS encoding SidA/IucD/PvdA family monooxygenase: MTGQVGQVELLAVGAGPSNLGLAVALEELAPELAESSLLIDRNAVIGWQQGMLMPWATSQVSFLKDLVTQRDPRSRFSFLNHLYETGRLDDFVNLSTFTPYRVEFTEYLRWVAKSLHKVRIELGREVVSMRARRDGHGAVTGWITTLADGAKINSRYLVYGGSREANIPPVLAGLPRDRVIHSTEYRQRVAQLSGELPYRVAVVGSSQSAAEMFRALREDLPDSDVAWLMRSIGLSSDASSKFTNELYYPAFVDEFYQTQPAAREQILKEMYRTNYSVVTPPMLEHLYADRYLDRFNQRTERRLVTMVDITAAREQGDELVLDLTDRRTGAVTELHRDVVFLGTGFDTRMPRLVRDLAADLELDRVDVTRNYQLELGVRGAGGAAACYLQGVNEQTHGISDTLLSVLAQRAEEICRDLIAHRARVPATAVSGTGAAGL; this comes from the coding sequence ATGACGGGTCAGGTCGGGCAGGTCGAATTGCTGGCGGTCGGGGCCGGGCCGTCCAATTTGGGGCTGGCGGTCGCGTTGGAGGAATTGGCGCCGGAGCTGGCGGAGAGCAGTCTGCTGATCGACCGGAACGCGGTGATCGGGTGGCAGCAGGGGATGTTGATGCCGTGGGCGACCAGTCAGGTTTCGTTCTTGAAGGACCTGGTCACCCAGCGCGATCCGCGCAGCAGGTTTTCGTTTCTGAATCATCTTTACGAGACCGGCCGGTTGGACGACTTCGTCAATCTGAGTACGTTCACTCCGTATCGGGTGGAGTTCACCGAATACCTGCGCTGGGTCGCCAAATCTTTGCATAAGGTACGGATCGAGCTCGGCCGGGAAGTCGTCAGTATGCGCGCCCGGCGGGACGGGCACGGCGCGGTGACCGGCTGGATCACCACCCTCGCGGACGGCGCAAAGATCAACAGCCGATACCTCGTGTACGGCGGCAGCCGCGAGGCCAACATCCCACCTGTACTGGCCGGACTGCCCCGCGACCGAGTCATCCACAGCACTGAGTACCGCCAACGGGTCGCCCAGTTGTCCGGCGAACTGCCGTACCGGGTGGCTGTGGTCGGGAGCTCGCAGAGTGCGGCCGAGATGTTCCGGGCGCTGAGAGAGGACCTGCCTGACAGCGACGTGGCCTGGCTGATGCGCTCGATCGGGCTCAGCTCCGACGCGTCGAGCAAGTTCACGAATGAGTTGTACTACCCGGCCTTCGTGGACGAGTTCTACCAGACCCAGCCGGCCGCGCGCGAGCAGATCCTGAAGGAGATGTACCGCACCAACTACTCGGTCGTCACTCCCCCGATGCTGGAGCACCTGTACGCCGACCGCTACCTCGACCGCTTCAACCAGCGCACCGAGCGCCGGCTCGTCACGATGGTCGACATCACCGCCGCCCGCGAGCAGGGCGACGAGTTGGTACTGGACCTCACCGACCGCCGCACGGGCGCCGTCACCGAGCTGCACCGCGACGTGGTCTTCCTGGGTACGGGTTTCGACACCCGGATGCCACGACTGGTCCGCGACCTGGCCGCGGATCTGGAACTGGACCGGGTCGACGTCACCCGCAACTACCAGCTCGAACTCGGCGTACGTGGTGCCGGCGGTGCCGCGGCCTGTTATCTGCAAGGCGTGAACGAGCAGACCCACGGCATCTCCGACACCCTGCTCAGCGTGCTGGCGCAACGGGCGGAGGAGATCTGCCGCGACCTCATCGCGCACCGCGCGCGGGTTCCGGCCACGGCTGTATCAGGCACCGGAGCCGCCGGGCTCTAA
- a CDS encoding class I tRNA ligase family protein gives MTGVLPTNDDRPVLVLGPNPTPNGGMHLGHIAGPYLAGDVYARYQRARGRKVVFTTETDDSQTYVVASAGREGITPEALCKRSTAEIQEALRAIGISYDGFGPFDSMYKATVLQYFGALHAAGVFKLKTVRLPYLERTGEYMVEGLIEGDCPVCLASSRGGLCETCCHPNNFDQLLNPHSTINPDDKLTYREATIMVLPLEEYRERLTEYHERLAEHRRPHVRQMIAELLAQPLQDVPITFPLNWGIDAQFPEVPGQVLNAWLELIPAGMFTTAYAANNLGRDTVPGELWQRAENLRIVHFLGFDNAYYFCLPHIAMLMAHGDKYVWPESIINNEFYELESSKFSTSKRHVLTPQELLTEVPRDVARLYLALTAPEYQRSTFSRAGLDKLAEERLVGPWNQLAGSLAKAVANAGDDSIRLPVSPGARERVATMLERFDLGYEMPTFNLNRSAETVLVHIERLRQRAAVLDGVGLDEHPEAWGELFLEVKVLLASASPLLIDLVAAAQEAGVFDGSGVLVTGAYDVADVRPFAPPLLPTTPLGPSEPAGALA, from the coding sequence GTGACCGGCGTACTGCCCACGAACGACGACCGTCCGGTCCTGGTCCTGGGACCCAACCCGACTCCCAATGGCGGCATGCATCTGGGGCACATCGCCGGGCCGTACCTGGCCGGTGACGTCTACGCCCGCTACCAACGGGCCCGCGGCCGCAAGGTCGTCTTCACCACCGAGACCGACGACAGCCAGACGTACGTGGTCGCGTCGGCCGGCCGCGAAGGGATCACGCCCGAGGCGCTGTGCAAACGGTCGACGGCCGAGATTCAGGAGGCACTGCGGGCGATCGGCATCTCGTACGACGGGTTCGGTCCGTTCGATTCGATGTACAAGGCAACAGTCCTGCAGTACTTCGGCGCGCTGCACGCGGCCGGGGTCTTCAAGCTCAAGACCGTCCGGCTGCCGTACCTGGAACGGACCGGCGAGTACATGGTGGAGGGCCTGATCGAGGGCGACTGCCCGGTCTGTCTGGCCAGCAGCCGCGGCGGCCTGTGCGAGACCTGCTGCCATCCGAACAACTTCGACCAGCTGCTCAATCCACACTCGACGATCAACCCGGACGACAAGCTCACCTACCGCGAGGCGACCATCATGGTGCTGCCGCTGGAGGAGTACCGCGAGCGGCTGACCGAGTACCACGAACGGCTCGCCGAGCACCGCCGGCCGCACGTCCGGCAGATGATCGCCGAGTTGCTGGCCCAGCCGTTGCAGGACGTGCCGATCACGTTCCCGCTGAACTGGGGTATCGACGCGCAGTTCCCCGAGGTCCCCGGCCAGGTGCTGAACGCGTGGCTCGAACTGATCCCGGCCGGCATGTTCACCACCGCGTACGCCGCGAACAACCTCGGCCGCGACACCGTACCCGGCGAGCTGTGGCAGCGGGCGGAGAACCTCCGGATCGTGCACTTCCTCGGCTTCGACAACGCGTACTACTTCTGCCTACCGCACATTGCGATGCTGATGGCGCACGGCGACAAGTACGTCTGGCCGGAATCGATCATCAACAACGAGTTCTACGAACTGGAGAGTTCGAAGTTCTCCACCAGCAAGCGGCATGTGCTGACTCCGCAGGAGTTGCTGACCGAGGTACCGCGTGATGTCGCGCGGCTGTACCTGGCGCTGACCGCGCCGGAGTACCAACGGTCCACCTTCAGCCGGGCCGGTCTGGACAAGCTGGCCGAGGAACGGCTGGTCGGTCCGTGGAACCAGCTGGCCGGATCACTGGCCAAGGCGGTTGCCAACGCCGGTGACGACAGTATCCGGCTCCCGGTCTCCCCGGGGGCGCGGGAGCGGGTCGCCACCATGCTGGAACGGTTCGACCTCGGGTACGAGATGCCGACGTTCAACCTGAACCGCTCGGCCGAGACGGTCCTGGTCCACATCGAGCGGCTGCGGCAGCGTGCGGCGGTGCTGGACGGTGTTGGTCTTGACGAGCATCCGGAGGCGTGGGGCGAGTTGTTCCTGGAGGTCAAGGTACTGCTGGCGTCGGCCTCGCCGCTGCTGATCGACCTGGTCGCGGCAGCTCAGGAGGCTGGAGTCTTCGACGGCAGCGGTGTCCTGGTCACCGGTGCGTACGACGTGGCCGACGTGCGGCCGTTCGCCCCACCACTACTGCCGACGACACCCCTCGGGCCGTCAGAGCCGGCCGGCGCGCTCGCCTGA
- the ngcE gene encoding N-acetylglucosamine/diacetylchitobiose ABC transporter substrate-binding protein encodes MSETSKFGRRSLLKGSLAAAAVLPLSGTLASCASSGNSNSNSSSGGTKSDSNPFGMADKSTVDAVIFNGGYGYDYVSFAANIAQQKQSGSTFKVAPSTQIAQQLQPRFVGGNPPDLIDNSGANQIGFNTILDQLETLDDVFEAKNYEGTKIADTLYAGVKAPGTFGDKFVAINYVLTLYGLWYSDSLFKANGWEPPKTYEDLLALGAKAKAKGKYLFVWGKEAATYYQTLAVDSAIKEGGDPVRLSLGNLEADCWSKPEIQGVFKAMETMVKSGYFVPGGAGTQFTAAQAKWSNDQQAILYPSGSWIENEMKKATKAGFDMKGIPEPTLTANSKLPYAALRSAAGEPYIVPSKGKNVAGGKELLRAMLSKDAATNFSKTRLAPTIVKGLVPADGFGSTALQSQTQMLDAAGTDVFDYQFVNLYGTNPDQLVVWNSFLSGQTDAAGLTKGLQQITDKVRNDSSVKKIPVTK; translated from the coding sequence ATGAGCGAGACCAGCAAGTTCGGGCGACGGAGTCTCCTGAAGGGGAGTCTGGCGGCGGCCGCGGTGCTGCCCCTGAGTGGCACGCTCGCCAGTTGCGCGAGCAGTGGCAACTCGAACAGCAACAGCTCGTCGGGCGGGACGAAGAGCGACAGCAACCCGTTCGGGATGGCGGACAAGTCGACCGTGGACGCGGTCATCTTCAACGGTGGTTACGGCTACGACTACGTGTCGTTCGCGGCCAACATCGCGCAGCAGAAGCAGTCCGGCTCGACCTTCAAGGTCGCGCCGTCCACGCAGATCGCGCAGCAGCTGCAGCCGCGCTTCGTCGGCGGCAACCCGCCGGACCTGATCGACAACTCCGGCGCGAACCAGATCGGCTTCAACACGATCCTGGACCAGTTGGAGACCCTCGACGACGTCTTCGAGGCGAAGAACTACGAAGGCACGAAGATCGCCGACACGCTGTACGCCGGGGTCAAGGCGCCCGGTACGTTCGGCGACAAGTTCGTCGCGATCAACTACGTCCTCACGCTGTACGGCCTCTGGTACTCCGACAGCCTGTTCAAGGCGAACGGGTGGGAGCCGCCGAAGACGTACGAGGACCTGCTCGCCCTGGGCGCCAAGGCGAAGGCCAAGGGCAAGTACCTGTTCGTCTGGGGCAAGGAAGCCGCCACCTACTACCAGACCCTGGCCGTCGACTCGGCGATCAAGGAAGGTGGCGACCCGGTCCGGCTGTCGCTCGGCAACCTCGAGGCCGACTGCTGGTCCAAGCCGGAGATCCAGGGCGTGTTCAAGGCCATGGAGACGATGGTCAAGAGCGGCTACTTCGTGCCCGGTGGCGCCGGTACGCAGTTCACCGCCGCGCAGGCGAAGTGGAGCAACGACCAGCAGGCGATCCTGTACCCGTCGGGGTCCTGGATCGAGAACGAGATGAAGAAGGCCACCAAGGCCGGCTTCGACATGAAGGGCATCCCGGAGCCGACGCTGACGGCGAACTCGAAGCTGCCGTACGCGGCCCTGCGCAGCGCGGCCGGCGAGCCGTACATCGTTCCGTCCAAGGGCAAGAACGTGGCCGGCGGCAAGGAACTGCTGCGGGCGATGCTGTCCAAGGACGCGGCGACGAACTTCTCCAAGACGCGGCTGGCGCCGACGATCGTCAAGGGCCTGGTGCCCGCCGACGGCTTCGGCTCGACCGCGCTGCAGTCGCAGACGCAGATGCTGGACGCGGCCGGCACCGACGTCTTCGACTACCAGTTCGTCAACCTGTACGGCACGAACCCGGACCAGCTGGTGGTCTGGAACTCGTTCCTGTCCGGTCAGACCGACGCGGCCGGCCTCACGAAGGGCCTGCAGCAGATCACTGACAAGGTGCGCAACGACAGCTCCGTCAAGAAGATCCCGGTCACGAAGTGA
- a CDS encoding cupin domain-containing protein produces MVVHISRLDRDNLLHEYSVDTQRLLPWPVLNAPFELSYAVCRANTVSKLHTHHEQEIFVAVSGRVEVECGGERQPFAAGDVCYFTPGQLHRVHNHSNEDFVFTSIWWDPEMAHRFLAEYAGSETERLAAAAREQETENAATAAAIEKSEREGVSA; encoded by the coding sequence ATGGTCGTACACATCTCCCGGCTGGACCGGGACAACCTGCTGCACGAGTACAGCGTGGATACCCAGCGGCTGCTGCCGTGGCCGGTACTGAACGCGCCGTTCGAACTGTCCTACGCCGTCTGCCGGGCGAACACGGTCTCCAAGCTGCACACGCATCACGAGCAGGAGATCTTCGTCGCCGTGTCCGGCCGGGTCGAGGTCGAGTGCGGCGGCGAACGACAGCCGTTCGCCGCCGGGGACGTCTGCTACTTCACCCCCGGCCAGCTGCACCGGGTGCACAACCACAGCAACGAGGACTTCGTGTTCACCAGCATCTGGTGGGACCCGGAGATGGCGCACCGGTTCCTGGCCGAGTACGCCGGGTCCGAGACCGAACGGCTCGCTGCCGCGGCCCGCGAGCAGGAAACCGAGAACGCGGCGACGGCCGCGGCGATCGAGAAGTCCGAGCGTGAAGGAGTCAGCGCGTGA
- a CDS encoding NAD(P)/FAD-dependent oxidoreductase: MRITVVGGGVIGLLTAIECVRAPGAHQVDLVDAGPIPSPLATSNDRLRVTRALHRGDPVLTAAGAGAHAAWLEVERLLGTRFYHPSGALTALPTEEASSELAGLTETGVNAWTLSARDLARRYPHVRFPAGSAAVLEASAGVLLADHALVAMARWLGQHPRTRLLPHQQVVAVSEDGSDAVVRFADGSARSADRVVVAAGPWSRDLLADVVGPELILYRQSVLSYRPPTDRRNWAGMPVVLALGAARDAWIMPTVPRSDAPMRLSAASACRPVDKLAGHETPDQQRRHLIELFAQLIDGFDPAGVVGATDGYYLAERTRGGPLLAAYEAGVVWAYAACGGMSFKFAPQIARAIADRAVGQPPRPTGLDPIDRPRRLAAVGEE, encoded by the coding sequence ATGCGGATCACGGTGGTCGGTGGCGGCGTGATCGGGCTGCTCACCGCGATCGAATGTGTTCGCGCGCCCGGCGCACATCAGGTCGACCTGGTGGACGCCGGCCCGATCCCGTCACCATTGGCCACGTCGAACGACCGCCTCCGGGTGACCCGCGCACTACACCGAGGCGACCCGGTACTGACGGCAGCAGGCGCAGGCGCGCACGCTGCCTGGCTGGAGGTCGAGCGGCTGCTCGGCACCCGGTTCTACCACCCGTCCGGCGCGCTCACTGCGCTGCCCACTGAGGAGGCATCCAGTGAGCTCGCCGGGCTGACCGAGACAGGCGTGAACGCCTGGACGCTGTCAGCACGGGACCTGGCCAGGCGGTACCCGCACGTCCGTTTCCCGGCCGGCAGCGCGGCCGTACTAGAAGCCAGCGCCGGTGTACTGCTGGCCGACCACGCGCTGGTCGCGATGGCCCGCTGGCTCGGCCAGCACCCTCGTACGCGGCTGCTCCCCCACCAGCAAGTCGTCGCGGTATCCGAGGACGGCAGTGACGCTGTGGTCCGGTTCGCCGATGGGTCGGCCCGGTCGGCGGACCGGGTCGTCGTAGCGGCCGGGCCGTGGTCGCGCGACCTACTGGCTGACGTGGTCGGGCCAGAACTCATCCTGTACCGGCAGAGCGTGCTGTCGTACCGCCCACCGACCGACCGGCGGAACTGGGCCGGGATGCCTGTGGTGCTCGCACTCGGCGCGGCCCGCGACGCCTGGATCATGCCGACGGTGCCGCGGTCGGATGCTCCGATGCGACTGAGCGCGGCGAGCGCCTGCCGACCGGTCGACAAGCTGGCCGGCCACGAGACACCGGATCAGCAGCGCCGGCACCTGATCGAGCTGTTCGCCCAGCTGATCGACGGCTTCGACCCGGCCGGCGTCGTCGGCGCCACCGACGGCTACTACCTGGCCGAACGTACTCGCGGCGGCCCGCTGCTCGCGGCGTACGAGGCCGGCGTGGTCTGGGCGTACGCGGCGTGTGGCGGAATGTCGTTCAAGTTCGCACCCCAGATCGCCCGGGCGATCGCCGATCGCGCCGTCGGGCAGCCGCCGCGGCCGACCGGCCTCGACCCGATCGACAGACCGCGGCGGCTCGCCGCGGTCGGTGAGGAGTAG
- a CDS encoding PqqD family protein — MAMVELERTPLDDVTRSRDEAFAGLRAAMSLAEALRCAVRLEAELPYREELERNLVMVAYGGGKDSSYTLAFVRAMQLILYRVHGRTFRMRVATNRHAGMPRAVMENIDREYQALRLYDDPDCELLLVDGDEVSEFFVDSPQREQVIRRNRLDILMTGHRTFADGRPTFCNSCNLSVFNAFGVAASSGTGADLIITGDSPREQRQYTAWVGRLARQIRATGNNPAKQHASTGNGFGTVLGQLDDIAGAYFTDILGPDASSAIAERQVRTDVPRRLRFFSIYDETDYAAGDHFELLTGFLGFQFDDLAFSFTESDCANPALMAHLRGLKAERLFQRSYDEGMTEYVEFALGLMRKKDIPAGLIEMMRARYDSPDALRRMRKLAAEYALETFALTESHLVCMTYSPFIGQGAGLEQFLEREHPDLAGRLTEIRDLLAGVTADQELAARLEDLSGLECERLQVLYGRPTQGPVIDLILRGDPHKAVIETKHTQNGPNTFEQISGR; from the coding sequence ATGGCAATGGTCGAACTGGAACGGACTCCGCTCGACGATGTGACCCGATCCCGTGACGAGGCGTTCGCAGGACTGCGGGCCGCGATGTCGCTGGCCGAGGCCTTGCGCTGCGCCGTACGGCTTGAGGCCGAGCTCCCGTACCGGGAGGAACTCGAGCGCAATCTGGTGATGGTCGCGTACGGCGGCGGGAAGGACAGCTCGTACACACTGGCGTTTGTCCGCGCGATGCAGCTCATTCTGTACCGCGTACACGGCCGTACTTTCCGGATGCGGGTCGCCACGAACCGGCATGCCGGTATGCCCCGGGCGGTGATGGAGAACATCGACCGCGAGTACCAGGCGCTACGTTTGTACGACGACCCGGACTGCGAACTGCTCTTGGTCGACGGTGACGAGGTATCGGAATTCTTCGTCGATTCACCGCAGCGCGAGCAGGTGATCCGGCGCAATCGGCTCGATATCCTGATGACCGGCCACCGGACGTTCGCCGACGGCCGGCCGACGTTCTGCAATTCCTGCAATCTCAGTGTTTTCAACGCATTCGGCGTCGCCGCTTCGTCCGGTACCGGAGCCGATCTGATCATCACCGGCGATTCGCCGCGCGAGCAGCGTCAGTACACCGCGTGGGTCGGCCGGCTGGCGCGGCAGATCCGGGCCACGGGCAACAATCCGGCGAAGCAGCACGCCAGTACCGGCAACGGCTTCGGCACCGTGCTCGGCCAGCTCGACGACATCGCCGGCGCGTACTTCACCGACATCCTCGGCCCCGACGCGAGCTCCGCGATCGCGGAACGGCAGGTTCGTACCGACGTGCCGCGGCGGTTGCGGTTCTTCTCCATCTACGACGAGACGGACTACGCGGCCGGTGACCACTTCGAGCTGCTGACCGGTTTCCTCGGTTTCCAGTTCGACGACCTGGCGTTCAGCTTCACCGAGTCCGACTGCGCCAACCCGGCGTTGATGGCGCACCTGCGCGGGCTGAAGGCCGAGCGGCTGTTCCAGCGTTCGTACGACGAGGGCATGACCGAGTACGTCGAGTTCGCGCTCGGGTTGATGCGTAAGAAGGACATCCCGGCCGGGCTGATCGAAATGATGCGGGCCCGGTACGACAGTCCCGACGCGCTCCGGCGGATGCGGAAGCTGGCCGCGGAGTACGCGCTGGAGACCTTCGCCCTGACCGAATCGCACCTGGTCTGCATGACCTACTCGCCGTTCATCGGGCAGGGCGCCGGCCTCGAACAGTTCCTCGAACGCGAGCACCCGGACCTGGCCGGCCGGCTCACCGAGATCCGCGACCTGCTGGCGGGCGTGACCGCCGATCAGGAGCTCGCGGCCCGGCTCGAGGACCTCAGCGGGCTGGAGTGCGAGCGGCTCCAGGTCCTGTACGGCCGCCCGACGCAGGGTCCGGTGATCGACCTGATTCTGCGGGGCGATCCGCACAAGGCAGTGATCGAGACCAAGCACACCCAGAACGGGCCGAACACCTTCGAGCAGATTTCGGGACGGTAA
- a CDS encoding carbohydrate ABC transporter permease, whose product MTTTAGEADVVVRPRASGKRDGEGKGVATTAHIALILWSLLVILPLVWTLLSSFKSTQEILGNPLSLPSKLRFGNYANAWTTAGIGQYFLNTVIVVGSALVLVMVLGAMCAYVLARFQFFGNRVIYYSMLGGLTFPVFLAIVPLFFVLKNFGLLNTLPGLIITYVAFALPFTVFFLHSFFKALPGEVYEAAQIDGAGEWRSFFSVMLPMARPGMASVAIFNFLGLWNQFLLPVALNTNSNNYVLSQGMASFASQAGYAVDFGALFAAVVITVAPVLVVYIFFQRQLQVSVTAGGVK is encoded by the coding sequence ATGACAACCACAGCCGGCGAGGCCGACGTCGTCGTACGCCCCCGGGCCTCCGGCAAGCGGGACGGGGAGGGCAAGGGCGTCGCCACCACTGCCCACATCGCGCTGATCCTGTGGTCGCTGCTGGTGATCCTGCCGCTGGTGTGGACGCTGCTGTCCTCGTTCAAATCGACACAGGAGATCCTCGGCAACCCGCTGTCGCTGCCGAGCAAGCTGCGCTTCGGCAACTACGCCAACGCGTGGACCACGGCCGGCATCGGCCAGTACTTCCTGAACACGGTGATCGTGGTCGGGTCCGCGCTGGTGCTGGTGATGGTCCTCGGCGCGATGTGCGCGTACGTACTCGCCAGGTTCCAGTTCTTCGGCAACCGGGTGATCTACTACTCGATGCTGGGCGGGCTCACGTTCCCGGTGTTCCTGGCGATCGTGCCGCTGTTCTTCGTACTGAAGAACTTCGGGCTGCTGAACACGCTGCCCGGGCTGATCATCACGTACGTCGCGTTCGCGCTTCCGTTCACCGTCTTCTTCCTGCACTCGTTCTTCAAGGCCCTGCCGGGTGAGGTGTACGAGGCGGCGCAGATCGACGGCGCGGGGGAGTGGCGGTCGTTCTTCTCGGTGATGCTGCCGATGGCCCGGCCGGGGATGGCGTCGGTCGCCATCTTCAACTTCCTCGGGCTGTGGAACCAGTTCCTGCTGCCGGTCGCCCTGAACACGAACTCGAACAACTACGTGCTCTCGCAGGGCATGGCGTCGTTCGCGTCGCAGGCCGGGTACGCGGTGGACTTCGGCGCGTTGTTCGCGGCCGTGGTGATCACCGTGGCGCCGGTCCTGGTCGTGTACATCTTCTTCCAGCGTCAGCTGCAGGTGTCCGTGACTGCCGGAGGCGTGAAGTAG